The DNA region GACCGCCAGGGCGCCCACCCCGAGCCGGTCGGCCACCGCCCCGGCCAGCAGGAAGCCGCGGGCGTCGATACCGGCCACCACGTCGGCACCGGCCGCGGCGCGGGCCAGCGCATCGGTGACCGCCGCCAGCCCGGCGGGGTCGGCGAACACCGGAGTCAGGTCTTTGAATGCGATTCCCGGCGTGGGGAAGTCGGCCACCTCGCGGATCAGCGCTGCGATGACCTCGGCGGCTGCGGCTCCGGTCTGGTTCACTGCTGCAGCGCCCAGCGGTCCATGTTCCACCCGGCACCCCAACGGGTCGGGTTGGCCGCCACGCCGTAGGTCTTCTTCGACGACATCAGCGTGCGCTGCTGGCGGTAGAGCGGCAGGGTCGGCATATCCGCCCACAGCACCGGGGCGGCCTCGGCGAGCAGGCGGACCATCTCGGCGGGGTCCGCGGTGACCGCCAGCGCCGAGACGACGCCGTCGATCTGGTCGTTGCGGTAGCCCGACAGGTTGTTGCCGTTGCCGCTGAACAGTTCGTAGGCGTCCACCGCCGACGACCCACTCGACCCGCTGCCGGTGGATCCGCCGGTGCTGGCCAGTAACGCGTCGATCTGCCCTTCGCGCAGCGACTGCGGCCCGATCTCCTCGGACGCCACCTCGGTGACGGTGATTCCGGCCTGCTCACACGACGCGGTGATCGCCCCGATCACCGCGGCCAGCCGGGTATTGGGCCCGTGGTAGCCGATCCGCACGGTCAACGGTCTGCCGCCGAGGGCCTCCCGGGCGGCGTCGAGGTCGGCGTGCGCGAACTGCTCGGCCTCGGGAACGTTCTCGGCCTGGTCGAACGCGTCGTCGATAGCGGTGTTGAGCCGCGAGTTGACCACCGCGACACCCGCATCGCGGGCGATCACATCTCGCGGGGTGCACAGGGCCACCGCCCGCCGGGCCGGCGTCTCCGACAGCGGCCCCGACGGTGCGAAGATCAACTGCTCGATGCCGCCCGAGGGGCTGTCGGCGCTCTGGTAGTCGTCCGGGGTGATCAGTGACCCCGCGGAGCCCGTCGCGACGTCGATGACCTCCACGACGCGCTTGTTGACCCGTTCGGCGATGTCGGTGGCCTGCGGCCACACGGTGATCCGATTGGTGACCGGCTTGGCGCCCCACCACAGGTCGTTGGCCACCAGGACCACTGCGCCCCCGTCGAGCACCGAGTCGATCTTGTAGGGACCCGACGACGGGAAGCGCCGCAGGTCGGCGTCACGGTCGAGTTGCCAGGTGGTGTTCCAGGCCTGCGCGATCCTGGCGATGGCCTCCTCGGCCGGCCCGAGCTTGCCCTGCACGGCTTCGGTGATGTTGATGCCGAGCATGTCGCTGATGATGTGCGACGGCATCATCGAGGTCGCGGTGAACAGCTCCTCGTAGTCGACGATGTTGCGGTCGGGGAAGAACGAGACCCGGGCC from Mycolicibacter sp. MU0083 includes:
- a CDS encoding ABC transporter substrate-binding protein; this translates as MAARWRQAGAWVVAIVTGLGAWSMSACTSATVDEIDYAVDGSLPTYNSTTVAGAASAGPQAFSRTLLGFGYHGPDGQIVTDHDFGSISVVGRAPLVLDYQIDDAAVYSDGKPVTCDDLVLAWAAQSGRFPGFDAASRAGYLDIENIECESGAKKARVSFFPDRNIVDYEELFTATSMMPSHIISDMLGINITEAVQGKLGPAEEAIARIAQAWNTTWQLDRDADLRRFPSSGPYKIDSVLDGGAVVLVANDLWWGAKPVTNRITVWPQATDIAERVNKRVVEVIDVATGSAGSLITPDDYQSADSPSGGIEQLIFAPSGPLSETPARRAVALCTPRDVIARDAGVAVVNSRLNTAIDDAFDQAENVPEAEQFAHADLDAAREALGGRPLTVRIGYHGPNTRLAAVIGAITASCEQAGITVTEVASEEIGPQSLREGQIDALLASTGGSTGSGSSGSSAVDAYELFSGNGNNLSGYRNDQIDGVVSALAVTADPAEMVRLLAEAAPVLWADMPTLPLYRQQRTLMSSKKTYGVAANPTRWGAGWNMDRWALQQ